ATGAAAGCTAGGGGTGGCCGTGGGGCGGATAGCGTCAGCCGAATGGGCCCCGGCAGCGAGCTGGTCCTGGCGGGAAGGAGAGAGAGTCAGGGTGCGCTAGAGCTAGCCCCCAGTTCAGCCTGCCCCGCATGCAGGAGGGAGCGCGCCTCACCTGCGGGGCCCTGGCCTGCACCAGGAGCCTGAGGAAGGCGTGGGTCGGGGACCCTGGGCCGCCATCTCTTCTCACTGCAGCCGCAGTTACGGTCACCACGGAGTCTGGGGGTGCCGAGTCTGGGATCTGCAGCCACAGGCGTCCCCAGGCAGACTCGTTCACTCCCAGCCGAGCCCTGGCCCGTGGATACTGACGTCAGGGTACACCCAGGGAAGACTCTGAGGGCCAATCGGGAGGGCTCAAGGGCGGGGCGTAGAGTAGTGGGGTTCACCTGGAGAGATTGGAGGTGAGGGCGAAGCTGGGGTAGACAGATGTCCTGAGATCTAGATCCTGAGGGCCCGAGAAGCTGGCGACGCGGAGGCTGAGCGGTGCTCTGCTACCCGGAGCCAAGAGGTCGGGGGGCCCACTGAGCTGCGGAGAAGGGCCCGTGAGGGGAGGGGCCGCTCCAGCTGTCTCCTGcccgcctccccgccccgccctgtcTCACCTCCAAAAGGACCGGCGCcacagtgcagggctggggggcagccCTGCGCAGGCCCTGGCCCCCTCCGTCCTGGCCCACCAGCTCCAGAGAGAAGGCTCCGGCGGCGGACGCCAGCGTGGGCGGCAGTGCGGCCGCCAGGAGCCCTCGCTGTGGGGGTCCCACGGGCTCCAAGCGCACGCTGCCCAGCTCCGTGCCCTCGGGGACCCCTCGAAGGAGCGCGTGGGAGAAATGTGGCCGAGCGCCCTCAGCATTGCTGCTGGAGCCCAGCCCCGTCACTTCTACCAGCAGCTGAGTCTGCAGGCCTGGGACCGGGAGGGCAGTGCGTGAGATTCGCACAGTGGAGCACAGACGCGCTGGCTTTTGGGTTGGGGGTTACCTCAGGGCTACTGGTGGGCAGGgtctggagggaggggtggggcactGAACTGGCACTTGAACTGGGTGATGGTTACACGGGTGTATCACGTGAAACCTACTGCACTGTAATCTTAAACGCAATGCCCTTCATGTAAATTATAACCCAAAGTTAGACATGCATGTACATGTAACGGGGACACACACAGGAATAAAACTCACgaagtgggggaggggtcagggagCAGACATACCTGCCACCGGCTGGGTAAGCGGGTagaggccagggtggggcccGTCCTCTACGGGGATCCCAAAGTGGAAGAGGAAGTCCAGGGAAGTCTGGGCTGGGGTAGGGCAAAGGCAGTGAGAGACCCCCCCATCCCCCAGGACTGGCActgctccctgctgcctgcactgaccccctccccctccccttcccaggcacatcttcCTCCTCACCTTGCACTCGCACCCGGGGCGGCGTGCCCTCAGCCGTGACCTGGATCTCCCAGGCCCCTGTCCGTGGGGGGTCATTCACGGTCACTATCCAGAACTGGCCAAAACGGCGCGTGTGACCTAGAGGGCCCGTGCCTTCCTCCTGGCTCTGGAAGACCCCTGGTGCGGGGGGGTAAGAGCTTGTCTCGTGAACCAGTTCCCTCCCTGGGGacgtcccctccccttccccaccctgcaGCGTCCACTCTGGCCTCGCTGTGAGACACAAGCAGGCACCTTCAGGGTTCCTGATCCGGAAGCTGCTGACCTCCCCATGGATCCTGACCGTGACTTTCCGGAGCAGCCCGTCTACACTGAACACAAGTGGCCTCCCAGGCACCACAGCAGGCGGTTCCAGTGGAAGAGTCACCTGCGGGTGGGCGGGACCAAGAAATGGGGGAGAAGGTAAGACATGGAATGAAGTGTGGACACAGCCAGGAGACTGAAAGAGAGCACGCATGCAGAAGGGCGACAGTCGAGAGAGCGATGACGCAGACATGGCCCTGAGGGTGGAAAGCTGGAGGCGAGGGAGGGGGTTACTGAGAGGGAAGGGCAACGAGGGAGGTGAGCAGCTATGGCTCTCGGAGGAGGAGACACTTCCTTTCCCACCCCTCTGGCCGGCCCCACGGGCGGGGAGCCATTGCCTGTCTCGGGCGGCGGCGTCACCACCCCGCAGcccccagcagggggcgccagcCGCCCGGGGCGCTTCCTCACCAGCGCCGCTGTGCTCTCCTCAACAATGGCCGCCACGTCCTGAATGTGCTGGTCCTTGGTGAAGATCACCTCTCCGCCTGAAGCCAGGGCCACTGCTTCATAGGGCTCAAAGCGCAGAGGGGACAGGACCTCACGGCGAGCTCGACCCTGCACCCGCGCCGGGTCTTCGGTCACCAGGAACGTCACCTGCGGCCAGAAGAGGCCGGGGTCCGGGGGTCCGCGGGCTGCGCACTCGTCCCCGAGGACCGTCGGCTCAGGCTCTCTCCAGAGTGGGCGATGAGCGTCAGCTCTGTCGGCCGCCCTCTGCCCGCCGGCACAGCCCCCGGCCTCTGCCCTGCCCTAGGGCTGTCGCCATCTTCCACGCTGGGTCTCAGACAACTGGATCCCGCTTCTTTTCTGGGCTGGGTCAGCGCGGCTCAGGGGATCGCGGCCCGCCCTCGCGGACCACGGTGCAGTCCACGTCTGCCTCTCCCGCCCCGTGCCGAGGCCGCTGGCCGCTCGTCCCCAGACTGTTTCACAGGGTCTCCCCGGCCCTGGGGCTGACCCGGCTCTCCTGTCAGCTGTGCTCACCCTGCAGCGCCGCTCGCGGGTCAGCGACTCCACCCGGTTGGTGAGAAAGGCGTCCTTGGGGGAGGCGTCCGTGAAGACGAAGATGTCCGAGAGTGGAGGCGTGTGCAGCAGGGCCagctggcagggagggagagggctggAGTGACAAATGGCGGGGGCCGGGGAAGGGGTAAGAGGACTGAGCAGAAGGGCAGGTGGTCCCGGGAGCCAGCGGGAGCTGGCGGCACTGCACTCCGAGGGTggagcgccccctggtggtgaCGCGCCCCCGGGTGGTGAAGCTCCCCCTGGTAGTGACGTGCTCCCTGGTGGTGACGCGCCCCCTGGTGGTGACGTGCTCCCTGGTAGTGACGTGCTCCCTGGTGGTGAAGCTCTCCCTGGTAGTGACGTGCTCCCTGGTGGTGACGCGCCCCCTGGTGGTGAAGCTCCCCCTGGTAGCGACGTGCTCCTTGGTGGTGACGCTCCCCCTCATAGGCCAGGAAAGGGAgggatgggaagggaaggggaagggaggggccagACCTCCAGCGCGGACAGGCACATCTCAGGCTCGTCTCCACCCCCTAAAGCGTGGATCTCATTGAGCTGTTTCCAGAAACTGTCAGGATCACTGGTTGTAAAGACTGGGCCGAACCCtgggaagagaaaaaggaggCCGACAGTGAGGTAAGAGCTCCCGTCGTTCCCACCTGGGGCCTCCTCCCCAGATGAGAGGCCTGCTGGGCTTGGGTAGTGGGAACGAGTAGTGAGGGGAACAACGTTCCCTTCTATTTCTATGGTTCTTTACCTTTGTTGGGGCAGGGTGAGGCTAGTGCACCTAGCGGGAAAGGGAGACTGCACTCCCTGAACAAAATGGTGCCAGTTCCTGTGGTACTGCATGAACCTTActgagcacatgtgtgtgcatgaagACCAGCCAGGGCCTCTGCTTCCTTATCAGGAAAGACAACCCTCAGAGGCTTGCCGGGAGAACTATGCACTAGTCTGTAAACCTTAGGGCCTTGATGCAGGGCGAACCTCCATTATTCACTTATTCATACCTTCATCAAACACATAGTAAGTGCCATTCAGTGGCAGCCACTGTGAGATTTACGCCGACACAACAGACTCAAGCCCTACTGTTAGGGACGTCGCAGTCCAGGAAGCATTTTATCTGATCATCAGTTCAACTCTGGGACACAGGCAAGGTAAGGCAGGTACTGACCCACTTACAGATGGTGAGATTGAAGCAGAGAGATTATGACCAGCCTGAGAACACCCAGTAAGACTGGTGGGCCCAGGCCAGATCTTCTGACTTCTAATTCAGCTGGGAAAGAAACATGagggatcttccaaaagttcatgcaaagtggtgtcatttgaaaagaaaaactccAGGGATTTccaaatcttttgcaccaaaataagcttgacTGTTAATTCCATTCCCCTCCACCCTGACTTTTTGAAGTAGTCTTGGACAGTGCAACTAGCTACCTCAGACGCTCTCCAAAGGCCCGGATCAGACAGCTCCCCGTGTTCATTTTAACTCACAGGGAAGGACAGAACTGAAAAGGACTTCCTAGCGCAGAAGCCTAAGAAAGCTGAGGGGGTGAGCCTGGGTGCGGGCCAGGCGGCaagctggtggagagtgctgccCTTCTGGAAACACTGGGAGCAGCGGCCTTGTTTCCTGCCTGCGGCCTTGTTTCCTGCCTGCGCACGGGAGCCCAGCAGAGGCTCACTCAGGGCGGTGGAAGCAGCCGCATTTCGATACGGAGGCGGAGCCCGGccagcctccttcctccccagaagCCTCTGCCCCCTCCGCCCTTCTGGTCAGACCACACTTACCTGGGTCGTGGAAAGGCACTAGTATGTAGTGTGCCGGCTCCATGGGGCTCCCCCGCCGCCGCTCGGCGATGTGGCGAGCCTGGATCTTGGCGGCGTTGATCTCTTCACCCATGCTGCCTGTGGTGTCCAGCACAAAGCTCAGGCCGGAGGCTGGGGTGATGTCCAGCAGCCTGGAGAGCGGGCCAGAGACACAGTGAAGCGTCTGTGCCCCCTctgccagccccctggcttcTCGGCTCCCCCGGGTGGCCAGTCACCTGGAGAAACCGCTGTCTCCCAGGCGGCTGCGCAGGAGGCTGAAGGCCTGGATGGAGGCGAGAAGGGCCAGCTGTGCTGCCTGCGCGTGCAGCGTGTGGTGCGGGGAGAAGCCCGGCGACGTGCTGTCTTTGTTGATGCCTCCCCGGGGGGGCTGTGAGCTGCTCTGGTCGAAGTGGCCTCCGTGGCTACACTTGCCTGGGTTGGGGAGAGGGGTCTGGGAAGTGGAGGGCAAaacccaagcgcctcctgagcaAGCGAGGCCCTGCTGACCTGGTCTCCCctgagcagagcagcagggagcgGTGACACTTTGTGGAGGGCAGCTCGACAGTAAAGCTGCAGGGGTCAGTTGCCACAGCAGAGTGAATCCCCAGATCCCTCCTCAGGGCACAGTGGATCTCCAGATCCCTCCACAGCACAGGGTGGATCCCCAGATCCCTCTGTGGCACAAGGTGGATTCCCACACCCCTCTGCAGCACAGGGTGAatccccaggtctccccacagcATGTGCTAGATCATCAGATCCCTCCACAGCACAGGGTGGACTCCCAGATCCCTCTACAGCATGGGGTGGACCCACAGACCCCTCCACAGCATGGAGTGGGTCCCCAGATTCCTCTagccagtcccccccccccccccccccgccaagctGCCCACAGGCAACAGAGCAATCCTAACAGCTGAGCAAGAAGCGCCTCCCGTCCCGAATGACTGTGGTCTCCCCGGGGGCCGTCATGCCCCTGCCGCACTCCTGGCATCGCCTTGTTCTAGTAAGTGACGCCATAGCAAACGGGACAAGGGCCGAGGGGACTGAACGCCTGCACGTGATCAAACGCCGTGGCTTTCCCTTCTGATTTCTGGGGAACTTTCCCATCTGGTACCTGGAGGTTTGGGGGGATCAGTTCCAAAGTAGCCGGAGGTGAGGTGTGTGGCGCCCAGCAAGTTCCCAGGACAGCTCAGCTCCTCGCAGTCAGAGCACGTAGGATCACCCACTGGCAAGAGAGGGCAGGGGCTAAAATGCAAGGTTCTGCCACCCCGCCTCTGCCCCGTCACCCAGACTCCTTCCGCTTTTCCTCGCACCCGGAACAAGATAAAGCCCGGAGGTACCATGGCCACCTGTGCTTTCTGAGCTCGATCCTGGAGTTCCTGGGCTGGCAGCAAGACTGAGGCTTGGACACACTGGGATAGTGTTAAAGAGCCCAGGAAGTCGGGGGACCAGGCCTGCGGGGGTCATGCCCTCTGGAGACAGGAAGTGAATTTGTAATGGGGGAAGCAGCTTCCGGGTCATAGTTCAGTTGGGAGGAAGAGGAAACCCTGCGGGAGCCAGCTCGGGGAGGAAGCCAGATCAAAGGCCGGCCTGCGGTCTGGGGACCCGAGGCCCTCAAGGTGCCTTCGGAGCCGAAGTGAGGTCACCTCTCAAGAGACCTCAGGATGTGACACGGGGGCTGAGCAGACTGAGgggccccctgccccagggacaTGGCCGTACCTTGGGCCAGGCTCTGCAGCTCCCGCCACGgccagaggaggtgagggtgtggctGCTGCTCCCCCAGTTCCACCCAGTTGCTGTGACTGTAGAAATCCTGgtgcccggggaggggggggggcagaggagggaaaCGAGGCGCCATGCTGAGTGCTCCCACGACTCCAGCCCTGGTGGCCCACTCCTCGGGGTTCCCCTCATTGCTGCCGTCAGCCACCCCaactttccactgctctctctccATCGCTCAGAAGCCCAGGTGGGACCCGCcccagcacccccccaccccatctcggCCAAAGGCCACGACGTGCCACTGCCCTCACCTCTCCCgcctcacagctccctctctgacCCTTGCTTCTCTGCGGCTTCCGTGCCTCAGCCAGTTTGGAAGTGGGGGGCTAGCACGGGGCCTGGATCCTTTCGAGGGCAGGGGAGGCATGGTTCAGAAGGCACTGCCGAGCCAGCCTCCATCCAGGAGAGGGAGACTTGGCCGTGCAGGCCCCGACGCGGCTCTCACCTGCAGGGCGTGGAGCGCGGCCCCAAGGCGCTGGCGAGCCAGGGCATAGTCCAGGGCTCTGGCTGCCGCCAGGGTCTCCCGCAGAGCTCCCACAAGGCGAGTGcgtccctggcccagcctctcggCATCAAAGTGCAGGTCAGGGTCGTTCCTGGAAGTTGGCAGGAAGTCCTGGGCTGCGTTGGCACGAGCCACCTCGCCTAAGGCTGCTCGGAACCGCCGGGAAGGAGCCCCAGGTCCAAAGTAGGCAGCAAAAAGGTCATCGGCGAGGAGGGTTCGGCCCTGGGGAGATGGGTGGGTGACACAGGGGCTCCAGGGAAGGCCCTCGGCGACTGGCACCCAAGGCTGGGTGTGGGTGCATGCAGGGTGCTGGGCCCTCGAAGGGCGGGGTGGCCCCAGACCTTTCTGAGGAGGAGGACTCTTAATTtcaggcccagggctgcagcgGGGAGGTGGGCAGCCCTTCCCTTGACATCCAGGGCCCTCAGAGGGTAGGGGGCCCAGGGAATGGGAACCCAGGGGTGCTCACCAGGAAATCCTCAAGACGAACGGGAGGCCTGCCCGGGGGCGGCTGCTCCAGGAAGAGCTGTAGGGTGACGTTGAGCGCAGCCTCCTCGGTCAGGTCCTGGTGGGTGAATGAGCCGGGCGCGGCCAGGAGGCTCCAGATGTTGGGGAAGAAGGCAGCCGTGGgggacagcagcagctgcagcagcagcagccccgagGGGCCCAGGTGGGACAGGGGCGCCTTTCCGGGGAGCATGGCTGAGACATGGATCTGGGAGACAGAAAGCTCTCCAAGGACGAGGAAGCAGCAGCCGCTTCCAGGGCAGGCGTGGCTGTCTCCACGGGCACCTGCTCTGGCCCCTTCCTGCCACTTGAATGTCTCATCTCCTCCAGCCCAGCTTCCGTGCTGCCCCCTCAGTCACCCAGGCAACCTGAGGGCCTCATCTGGACAACCAGGACAAACACCTGCCAGAGGAGGCGTGCGAGGTCCCGCCCCAGggcctgccttcccagcccaccgCCCCTTCCTGGCAGAGTTCACAGCCCTGCCCCACAggcaccccccacacacaggaAGTCCAAGTTGCTCTCAGGCCTCTCCCCTACCTGGTtgctgggtgtcctgggcagggCCGGCCCCAGCCTGGCGTCACAGGGCACTGAGGTCAGAGTTATAATTAACCGGGCTTCAGTGCAGGGGGAGGCCCTGCCGGCAGCAAGGCAGGACagggagccccagcccctctgctcatgcctgcccagggccacaggcaACAGCGGTGCCAGGGCGGGTCTCCCGCGGCCGCAGTGCGGAGGTGAGGGAGGcgagctggggaggagggagggagggagcgagcagCATGACTCAGGCTTGGCACGGCGCCAGGGACGGACCCAGCCAGACGTGCCCCTCTGCCCACTGGGACCCAGCGCCTGGCTTCTAGCCCTCGGCCGACCGACCGCTTGCTCAGATTAGGCAGCTTGAGGTTTCaggaacccagcccagccccaccgccTGTCCACCGCCTATACACAGACGAAAGACGACTCTGTggcaaaatattttattgctgCCATCCCCATGGCGCACCACTGGGGGGTCGTGGGTTGAGGCCAGGCAGGTCACAGCATCTTCTGAAACAGGGTGATGGCCTCGTCCACCTTCCTGAGctctgcttctgtctgctggAGCTGGCgtggagaaaggggagggaggtgaAGACCCAGGTCTGAGAAGAGACCCTGGCACTCAGGAGGGTGAGGGCCAAAGCTGAAAGACTCTGAGGACCACGGGAGGCAGGCAGTTAGGGGGCGGGGAGGTGGTAGCCACCTTGccactccccgccccgccccaccccattCTCTCTAGCCTCGCCAGCGGCACCTGCTCTCTCCCACCATGGCCCAGCCTCTTGGGTCTTGCATTTCTCCCCCAGAGCGGTCAGTCCTCAGACAGAGGGGCCTCAGAGCCACGTGCACCCCCCACTGCTCTGGTGCTCTGGGGCGAGTCACTGAGCCTGCATTTGTCAAGGGTGCGAACACTGTGCGCCCTGAGGGCTTGAGAGCCTCGTGCGGGGAACCACCTCCACCAAGGCCAGCTCGCAGCCTGGGTACTGTTCCCCTTTGTGTGCACAGTCTACCCCACTGCGGTTCCTTGGAGGGgtcccaggaggcagagggtcTCCCGGAGGACACGGCGAGCCGAGCCCGCCACCcccgggccagctctgtggctgcagctgcaggaggtgccagacctggggctccctgacTGCACATGGGTCTGGAGCCCAGGCAGGCATGGGGGGGGTCTCCGACCTGGGGCAGCTGGGTGGGCACAGGCGGTTCAGCTGGGCAGTGGCTCATCTCATTCTATTCTAGGTCTGCCTCATCTCCAACCTGTGCAACCCCGGGCTGGGCCCCCACTCCCGGCTGCATGTGTAAGGGGACGGAACTATGAGATCCCAGCTCAAGGCCTTGAGCCCTGCACTGTCCAGGGAATTCCTCAGCCAGGCCTGGGCGCTGTCCAGCCTCAGGCGCAGGCCTTGATGCTGCAGGGAGCCGACGGCGCGGGAGACACCTCGCCACACCACACACCTTGGCTTCGTCTGCCTCCTGGACTTCAAGGGGCACCTTGACAGAGTAGCCTGGGGTGGCCCGGCGCTCCTGCAGCCGCTGGGCCTGACGCTGGGCCTCGCCTCGCTTGGCCTGCAGCTTGCCCAGCTCCCGGGCCGGGTCCaccagcccctgcagctgcaggtgGATGGAGCAGCGATCAGAGGCCAGGGCCACGGCACAGCCCTGTGGTGTGGGAGCTCCCGGCGCCAGGACGGCCACCACACCCGCGCTGGCCAGTGCCTGCACGTAGCCCGCCACTGCCGACGCCAGGGTGCCCGTGGCCTCGTCAGCCACTTCCAGAAAACCTGTCGGGGAGAGAGGACGCTGAGGCCTGGCTCCAAGGAGACAGACGACAGTGGGGCGGGGGCGCCGTGGGGGCCCGAGGCTCACAGTCGGGCCTGATGCGGGTGAGGTTGTAGTCGGCACGCAGGGACCGCACAGCTCGTGTGAtgctgagtgccagttcgaggGCGGCTTCCGCCTCAGGGTCCTTCCAGGGGCACTGTGGGCAGAGTGGGGGGTGAGAGGCCAGGTGGAGGgccggcagccccctccccccgtcCAGAGCTCAGCCCTACCTCGGAGGGCTCGGGGTACGGGGTGACGCAGAGGCTGGGGGGGGCCTGTGGTGCCCGTCGGGGCAGCCTCTGGAACAGCTCCTCGGTCACAAAGGGCATGAAGGGTGACAGCAGCCGCAGGCCAACGTCCAGGCAGGTGTAGAGGGTCTGGCGCGCACACTCAGCCGCCGCCTGGTCCTCGCCGTTCAGGACGGGCTTCAGGCactcctgggggcggggcagcgcaGGCCTCAGGGCCAGGGTCTAGCCTCCAGCCCTGCTGGTACCTGCGAGGTCTGGGCAGGGGCCcggctggctgccccctcccccgcagcACCTCCTCACCAGGTAGACGTCACAGAGCTCATAGAGCCAGAAGCTATACTGGGAGGTGGTGACAGCTGGGAAGTCGTAGGTCTGGAAACCATGGTTGCTGAGTTTCACGGCTTCCGCCAGCCGGCTGAGGATCCAGCGATCCACCAGGCTCTCGTGGCCCCCGGGCTTGGAGAGACAGGCTGTGTCAGTGGGTGAGGCCCATGTGCCctgggcaggagctggacccGACCGGGGGCGGGAACCATGGGAAAATCTGGTGCCAGGAGCCTGCTGGGGGCCGGGACGGCATCTAGGGCGCAGGAACAGGCCTCCAGCCACCTTGGGGACACGCCCTGCCCTTCCCCCGTAACTGTGGCCCCGTGTCTGTCTGCGCCCTCAGCTATGTGcagccctgcacccaagtggcaggggtggggtggggatggacGGCGCCAACCTGGGAGGTGGGCGAGGGCACAAAATCCTTCCCCAGGCCACGGAGGGCGAACTTGGTGGCATTCCAGAGCTTGTTGCAGAAATGGCGGTAGCCCAGAATCCGGTTCACGTCCAGGTTGATGTCGCGGCCTGCGTTGGGGCGAAATGGcgtcctcaccactgcctccctccaCGGCGAGCGGAGGCCCGGGTGGAGAGGGCTCTATGCCGCAGTTCTGGCGGCCATACCTTGGGATGTGTAGGCGCACAGTCCAAACCGGAGGGCGTCGGTGCCACACTCAGGAATCCCCGCCGGGAAGTCCGCCTTCTAAGGGGGTAGGAGGAGGGGCCGTGTCCTCAGCCAGCCGGGCCGCCCTCTGCTCGCGCTCAGCCCTCGCTCCCGGCCGCCTACCTGCCCTTCCTTAGCCTTCTCCACCTCGCTGGGATCCAGGTTGCTGTTCAGCAGCTGCTCATGGAGGCCCTGGGGGCGGAGGGGGAGCGGTCAGGCGGTCGTGGCCGCAGCCCACTTGACCGCCAGCTACGCCTTCTCagcgggccctgcacccagccccacctgcagggagACTCCGTGGATGACGTCCAGGGGGTCAATGACGTTGCCGAGAGACTTGCTCATCTTCCGGCCATGGGCGTCTCGAACGATGGCGTGGAGGTAGACCTGTGGGGTGGGGATCGAAGCCGGTGAGGCCGAGTCCCCTCCCTCAGCCTCAGCGCCCCGCACCCCAGGGGCCTGCACCTGTTTgcatcccctcccccaacccccatggCGTGTCCTCAGCAGCTCCTTCCTCTGAGAAGGCGGGGATCACTCGGGTGGCCCAGGCTGGACcgcagccccgccctgcccccctgaCCCCCCATcctgtggcacaggagggcacTGGGGCTCAGCCGACTCCACACCTCTCTGAAGGGCAGCCTGCCGGTGAGCTTTAGGCCGAGCATGACCATCCGGGCCACCCAGAAGAAGAGGATGTCGTGGCCTGTTTCCAGTAGCGTCCCCGGGTAGAACACACTCAGGTCTTCCGACTGGGGAGAGACTGGCTGTGAGGGGAGCCCAGTGGCTGCCTTCCAGACCCCAACCCCCACCCAGCCGCAGGAACACACCTGGTTGGGCCAGCCCAAGATGGAAAAGGGAAAGAGGCCGGAGGAGAACCAGGTGTCCAATACATCCTCATCTgagggaggtcagaggtcagtgGGAGGGCAGCGAGGATCCgcgccccagctctgctccccgcccgcccccggccccgccttgCCTTGCTGCAGACTGATCTTGTCAGGCGTCACTCCAAACTCCTTGGCCGCCTTCTCGCGGGCCTCTGCCTCGCTGCGCCCACTCACCCAGTACCGCCCGTCGGGGTCCTGCCACAGATGGAGAGGGTCTGACTTGCCCTGCCTGTTCCCCAGACAGGGACACTCCACCCCACAGCCCCCCAGACATCTCTGGGCCTCACCTCCCCAGGGGGCACCGCAGGGTCATGGACGGTGACGAAGTAGGCCGGGATGCGGTGGCCCCACCACAGCTGCCGGGAAATGCACCAGTCCCTAGGAGGGGGGGGATCAGGGAGGCCTGCGCCTCGCCgggccctccccagccaccctcTGCCCACCGAGGGGCCCCGCGCACCGGATGTTGTCCATCCAGGCGTGCCACGTCCGCTGATGGGCCTCGGGCAGGATGCGGAGGTCACCCCGGGTCACGGCAGCGCTGGCAGCCTGGGCCATCTCCCCGCAGCGCACGTACCACTGTGGCCGCAGCAGAGGCTCCACCACGTCCTTGGAGCGGCTGCGGGCAGTGGAGAGGGAGGCTTAGTGGCGAGCACCCTACGCTGCCCCCCACCCGCCCTCCCAGCCCCGCGCCTCACTTGCAAAGCGGCACCACCATGGGGTTGTCCTGGACGCCACGGAACAGTCCCTGCTCCTTCAGCGCAGccagcactgccttcctggcctcaAACCTGGGCAGGCCCTGGGCGGGCGGGAAGCCCGTCACGCAACGCCTGGGTACCCGCATCTCCCTCGGCCCGGCCCCACCCCTCAGGGGTCTCACCAGGAAAGGCGGGGGCACGTTGACCAGGGCCCCTCGGGAGTCCATGATGCTGATGGCCTCCAGCCCGTGCCGCTGCCCCACCTCGTAGTCATTCTGGTCGTGGGCAGGGGTTATCTTCACCGCACCTGGGGCGTCCACGTGCCAAGGTCACCTCCCCGGCCCCACTTCCCTGTACAGCCCCCTGGGAGCCAGCCCGGACGGCTGGGGTCTGCCCCGC
The sequence above is drawn from the Lepus europaeus isolate LE1 chromosome 3, mLepTim1.pri, whole genome shotgun sequence genome and encodes:
- the VARS1 gene encoding valine--tRNA ligase isoform X1; translated protein: MSILYVSPHPDAFPSLRALIAARYGEAGEGPGWGGAHPRICLQPPPTSRTPFPPPRLPALEQGPGGLWVWGATAVSQLLWPAGLGGSGGSRAAVLVQQWVSYADTELIPAACGATLPALGLRSPAQDPQAALGALGRALSPLEEWLRLHTYLAGEAPTLADLAAVTALLLPFRYVLDPSARQIWGNVTRWFLTCIQQPEFRAVLGEVVLYSGARPFSQQPGPEVAAPPKTAAQLKKEAKKREKLEKFQQKQKMQQQQPPPGEQKKPKPEKKEKRDPGVITYDLPTPPGEKKDVSGTMPDSYSPQYVEAAWYLWWEQQGFFKPEYGRPSVSTPNPRGVFMMCIPPPNVTGSLHLGHALTNAIQDSLTRWHRMRGETTLWNPGCDHAGIATQVVVEKKLWRERGLSRHQLGREAFLQEVWKWKEEKGDRIYHQLKKLGSSLDWDRACFTMDPKLCEAVTEAFVRLHEEGVIYRSTRLVNWSCTLNSAISDIEVDKKELTGRTLLPVPGYKEKVEFGVLVSFAYKVQGSDSDEEVVVATTRIETMLGDVAVAVHPEDSRYQHLKGKSVRHPFLSRSLPIVFDDFVDMAFGTGAVKITPAHDQNDYEVGQRHGLEAISIMDSRGALVNVPPPFLGLPRFEARKAVLAALKEQGLFRGVQDNPMVVPLCNRSKDVVEPLLRPQWYVRCGEMAQAASAAVTRGDLRILPEAHQRTWHAWMDNIRDWCISRQLWWGHRIPAYFVTVHDPAVPPGEDPDGRYWVSGRSEAEAREKAAKEFGVTPDKISLQQDEDVLDTWFSSGLFPFSILGWPNQSEDLSVFYPGTLLETGHDILFFWVARMVMLGLKLTGRLPFREVYLHAIVRDAHGRKMSKSLGNVIDPLDVIHGVSLQGLHEQLLNSNLDPSEVEKAKEGQKADFPAGIPECGTDALRFGLCAYTSQGRDINLDVNRILGYRHFCNKLWNATKFALRGLGKDFVPSPTSQPGGHESLVDRWILSRLAEAVKLSNHGFQTYDFPAVTTSQYSFWLYELCDVYLECLKPVLNGEDQAAAECARQTLYTCLDVGLRLLSPFMPFVTEELFQRLPRRAPQAPPSLCVTPYPEPSECPWKDPEAEAALELALSITRAVRSLRADYNLTRIRPDCFLEVADEATGTLASAVAGYVQALASAGVVAVLAPGAPTPQGCAVALASDRCSIHLQLQGLVDPARELGKLQAKRGEAQRQAQRLQERRATPGYSVKVPLEVQEADEAKLQQTEAELRKVDEAITLFQKML
- the VARS1 gene encoding valine--tRNA ligase isoform X2, translating into MSILYVSPHPDAFPSLRALIAARYGEAGEGPGWGGAHPRICLQPPPTSRTPFPPPRLPALEQGPGGLWVWGATAVSQLLWPAGLGGSGGSRAAVLVQQWVSYADTELIPAACGATLPALGLRSPAQDPQAALGALGRALSPLEEWLRLHTYLAGEAPTLADLAAVTALLLPFRYVLDPSARQIWGNVTRWFLTCIQQPEFRAVLGEVVLYSGARPFSQQPGPEVAAPPKTAAQLKKEAKKREKLEKFQQKQKMQQQQPPPGEKKPKPEKKEKRDPGVITYDLPTPPGEKKDVSGTMPDSYSPQYVEAAWYLWWEQQGFFKPEYGRPSVSTPNPRGVFMMCIPPPNVTGSLHLGHALTNAIQDSLTRWHRMRGETTLWNPGCDHAGIATQVVVEKKLWRERGLSRHQLGREAFLQEVWKWKEEKGDRIYHQLKKLGSSLDWDRACFTMDPKLCEAVTEAFVRLHEEGVIYRSTRLVNWSCTLNSAISDIEVDKKELTGRTLLPVPGYKEKVEFGVLVSFAYKVQGSDSDEEVVVATTRIETMLGDVAVAVHPEDSRYQHLKGKSVRHPFLSRSLPIVFDDFVDMAFGTGAVKITPAHDQNDYEVGQRHGLEAISIMDSRGALVNVPPPFLGLPRFEARKAVLAALKEQGLFRGVQDNPMVVPLCNRSKDVVEPLLRPQWYVRCGEMAQAASAAVTRGDLRILPEAHQRTWHAWMDNIRDWCISRQLWWGHRIPAYFVTVHDPAVPPGEDPDGRYWVSGRSEAEAREKAAKEFGVTPDKISLQQDEDVLDTWFSSGLFPFSILGWPNQSEDLSVFYPGTLLETGHDILFFWVARMVMLGLKLTGRLPFREVYLHAIVRDAHGRKMSKSLGNVIDPLDVIHGVSLQGLHEQLLNSNLDPSEVEKAKEGQKADFPAGIPECGTDALRFGLCAYTSQGRDINLDVNRILGYRHFCNKLWNATKFALRGLGKDFVPSPTSQPGGHESLVDRWILSRLAEAVKLSNHGFQTYDFPAVTTSQYSFWLYELCDVYLECLKPVLNGEDQAAAECARQTLYTCLDVGLRLLSPFMPFVTEELFQRLPRRAPQAPPSLCVTPYPEPSECPWKDPEAEAALELALSITRAVRSLRADYNLTRIRPDCFLEVADEATGTLASAVAGYVQALASAGVVAVLAPGAPTPQGCAVALASDRCSIHLQLQGLVDPARELGKLQAKRGEAQRQAQRLQERRATPGYSVKVPLEVQEADEAKLQQTEAELRKVDEAITLFQKML